A stretch of the Bacillus licheniformis DSM 13 = ATCC 14580 genome encodes the following:
- a CDS encoding HNH endonuclease, translating to MSNYYDKHKRDPEARAFYKSTAWAKCRALVLKRDHHLCQDCLANKTITKAETVHHIKELREYPELALDASNLVSLCNSCHNKRHPEKGQKSAKTEKKQRKIRVVKTEANPEL from the coding sequence ATGAGTAACTACTATGACAAACATAAGCGCGATCCCGAAGCACGTGCTTTCTATAAGTCTACAGCCTGGGCTAAGTGCCGAGCCTTAGTGCTCAAGCGCGACCATCACCTGTGTCAAGACTGTCTCGCAAATAAAACGATCACTAAAGCAGAGACTGTACACCACATAAAGGAGCTGCGAGAATACCCTGAATTAGCTTTAGATGCATCAAATTTGGTCAGCCTTTGCAATTCCTGCCACAACAAACGCCATCCGGAGAAGGGGCAGAAAAGTGCCAAAACAGAGAAGAAACAGAGAAAAATCAGGGTTGTAAAGACAGAGGCTAACCCCGAATTATAG
- a CDS encoding P27 family phage terminase small subunit produces MAVPTAKKIREYLGDRYKESDEELIELYVDTHKFYRRLKKEVAENPLMMRHTNKAGAENLVKNPLAIELTKTVTTLNNLLKSLDLTPAQRKELNAGGEENDDGFDQL; encoded by the coding sequence ATGGCGGTACCGACAGCGAAAAAAATCCGGGAATACCTCGGAGACAGGTATAAAGAATCGGATGAAGAACTGATCGAACTCTACGTTGACACTCATAAGTTTTACCGCCGACTAAAAAAGGAAGTAGCCGAGAACCCTTTAATGATGCGGCATACGAACAAAGCAGGCGCGGAGAACCTTGTCAAAAATCCGTTAGCGATTGAGCTTACGAAGACGGTGACGACGTTAAACAATCTTCTGAAATCGCTCGATCTTACGCCGGCTCAAAGAAAAGAATTAAACGCGGGCGGTGAAGAAAATGACGACGGTTTCGATCAGCTCTAA
- a CDS encoding terminase large subunit, producing the protein MTTVSISSNPTDIEKWYKNWLKTQKIAGFIREKPAEKLLTTWYAEKVVSGEIIASKKNILACKRHLRDLKRAGTDEFPYVFNEEKGHRPIQFIEKFCKPSQGQYNSLTLQPWQHFVIGSLYGWVHRDTGLRRFREGLVFVARKNGKTTKISGLANFAITKDDEPGARAYVLANSKQQAGVLFEESRAMVQKSPVLRKRLRENQKGIYHDASMSQIEARASDSEKLDGLNTHLGIFDEIHEFKDSKLISVIKNSRAARRQPLIIYITTAGYQLDGPLVEYYEIASDVLDGSNVQERNFYFMAELDDISEVENPEMWIKANPNIGVTMDIPSMIQDFNADRHVPREYNDWLVKRFNIFVDNGEESFIDFEVIKSNNGHVDPESLRGMRCIGGFDLSQTEDFTSACLEFLLPDNRVFVMSHSWVPAAKVQKDNEKIDYRGFEADGFLTIIPGNYVQYEYVYDWFVEMSRKYQIDKITFDPANAMRLVHDLQNYGFQTEVVRQGYITLSDPLKHIKELLLDGNVVYNENKLFTWYLNNVKLVEDRNGNWLPTKQTRYRKIDGFAAFLNAHTQVYLDMTKPVEGGSVGFISISDLLNG; encoded by the coding sequence ATGACGACGGTTTCGATCAGCTCTAACCCGACAGACATCGAAAAATGGTATAAAAACTGGCTAAAAACGCAAAAAATAGCCGGATTTATACGCGAAAAACCGGCGGAAAAGTTGCTTACAACATGGTATGCGGAAAAAGTAGTCTCCGGGGAGATAATCGCAAGTAAGAAAAATATTCTCGCTTGTAAACGACATCTTCGCGATTTAAAACGCGCAGGAACAGACGAATTTCCATACGTTTTTAACGAAGAAAAAGGGCATCGCCCCATACAGTTTATCGAGAAGTTTTGTAAACCGTCTCAAGGACAATACAACAGTTTGACGCTTCAACCGTGGCAACATTTTGTGATCGGATCACTGTACGGTTGGGTTCATCGCGATACCGGCCTTCGGAGATTCCGTGAAGGCCTTGTTTTTGTTGCGCGGAAGAACGGAAAAACAACGAAAATCAGCGGTTTAGCCAATTTTGCGATAACAAAGGACGACGAACCGGGCGCTCGGGCCTACGTCTTAGCAAACTCGAAGCAACAAGCGGGTGTTTTATTCGAGGAAAGTCGTGCAATGGTTCAGAAGTCGCCGGTACTTCGGAAGCGTCTGCGCGAGAATCAAAAAGGCATCTACCATGACGCGTCCATGAGTCAGATCGAGGCACGGGCGTCTGATAGCGAAAAGTTAGACGGTTTGAATACGCACCTCGGCATATTCGATGAGATACACGAATTCAAAGATTCAAAATTGATCAGCGTAATCAAGAACTCAAGGGCAGCTCGACGGCAGCCGTTGATCATCTACATCACGACGGCCGGCTATCAACTCGACGGGCCTCTCGTCGAATATTACGAAATTGCTTCCGATGTTTTGGACGGATCTAACGTTCAGGAGCGGAATTTTTACTTTATGGCCGAATTAGACGACATTTCTGAGGTGGAAAACCCGGAAATGTGGATCAAAGCGAACCCTAACATTGGGGTAACGATGGATATTCCGTCAATGATTCAGGACTTCAATGCGGACCGTCACGTCCCTCGTGAATACAACGACTGGCTGGTCAAACGGTTTAATATCTTCGTGGATAACGGAGAGGAAAGCTTCATAGACTTCGAAGTCATCAAGAGCAATAACGGACATGTCGATCCGGAATCGTTGCGTGGTATGAGATGCATTGGCGGCTTCGACTTATCACAAACGGAAGACTTTACAAGCGCGTGTCTGGAGTTTTTGCTGCCGGATAATCGCGTTTTTGTTATGTCTCATTCGTGGGTACCGGCGGCAAAAGTACAAAAAGATAACGAAAAAATCGACTACCGTGGGTTTGAAGCCGACGGTTTTTTGACGATTATACCCGGAAATTACGTTCAGTACGAGTACGTTTACGACTGGTTCGTTGAAATGTCGCGTAAATATCAGATCGATAAGATCACGTTTGACCCAGCGAATGCGATGCGATTGGTTCACGATCTTCAAAACTACGGATTTCAAACCGAAGTTGTGCGACAAGGGTACATTACTCTGAGTGACCCGTTAAAGCATATCAAAGAATTATTGCTTGACGGAAACGTCGTTTACAACGAAAACAAGCTTTTCACATGGTATCTAAACAACGTCAAGCTCGTCGAAGATCGGAACGGTAACTGGTTGCCGACTAAACAAACGAGGTACCGGAAAATCGATGGCTTTGCGGCTTTTCTGAACGCACATACACAGGTTTATCTCGATATGACGAAGCCGGTTGAGGGCGGAAGCGTCGGATTTATCTCAATTAGCGATCTATTAAACGGTTAG
- a CDS encoding phage portal protein produces the protein MGFWSNVRNFFRKPSDVKAETRRDLTHWYIPRATILGNYGEHALADNETVFSAVSRLSNTMSSLPIKAYKNYQPIESQASELLTYAPNHNMTSGQFIGLLETHRAVYGNAYAIKRYGMRYEVVGLEVLDPSRVQPVIEETTRDLWYEILGDNGNYFVHNMDMIHVKNTSVDGLKGISPLKVLRNALDFDRDVRLFSLEQMDGAKISFILELANQLDDTRKEKMLENFKSFYKDNGGLLIQEPGVKIRELKKEFIDTKAFEVEKVTRSRVAQAFNIPLYMLGETQGSVSNMEQLYIDYVQGTLMPIATQYEKEFNRKLLTEKERKSGYYFKFSMNALLRGDMQTRGNFYQQGIRSGWFKPNEVRAWEDLPPEEGGDTLYLSKDLFPIDQVAQQKITSADAPTPPSLEINEDDNEDSKGGEDDKEVLGNQSGEE, from the coding sequence TTGGGCTTTTGGAGCAATGTTCGGAACTTTTTTCGCAAGCCATCCGATGTCAAGGCAGAAACGAGAAGGGATCTAACACACTGGTATATTCCTCGAGCTACTATTCTAGGAAATTACGGAGAACATGCGCTGGCTGACAACGAAACAGTTTTCTCGGCTGTGTCGCGATTATCAAACACGATGTCAAGCCTACCGATCAAGGCGTATAAAAATTATCAACCGATTGAGTCTCAGGCTTCCGAGCTTCTGACATACGCGCCGAATCATAACATGACATCCGGGCAATTTATCGGCCTTTTGGAGACGCATCGGGCCGTATATGGCAATGCTTACGCAATAAAACGGTACGGAATGCGTTATGAAGTCGTTGGATTAGAGGTTTTGGATCCTTCGAGAGTGCAGCCGGTGATTGAAGAGACTACTCGGGATCTTTGGTACGAGATTTTAGGAGACAACGGAAATTATTTCGTTCACAACATGGACATGATTCACGTTAAAAATACGTCGGTAGACGGTCTAAAAGGAATCTCACCGCTAAAGGTTCTGCGGAACGCCCTCGACTTTGATCGAGATGTCCGGCTTTTCAGTCTAGAACAAATGGATGGAGCAAAGATATCATTCATTTTGGAATTAGCGAACCAACTCGACGATACGCGCAAAGAAAAGATGTTAGAGAACTTTAAAAGTTTCTATAAAGACAACGGCGGCCTCTTAATTCAGGAACCAGGGGTAAAAATCCGCGAATTAAAGAAGGAATTCATCGATACAAAGGCGTTTGAGGTCGAAAAAGTGACACGTTCAAGAGTCGCGCAGGCCTTTAATATTCCGTTGTACATGCTTGGCGAGACACAGGGCAGCGTCTCCAATATGGAGCAACTTTATATCGATTATGTACAAGGAACGCTAATGCCTATCGCAACTCAGTACGAAAAAGAATTCAACCGGAAGCTGCTGACTGAAAAGGAGCGCAAGTCCGGTTATTATTTTAAGTTTAGTATGAACGCGTTATTGCGCGGAGACATGCAGACCCGCGGTAATTTCTATCAACAAGGCATCCGGAGCGGCTGGTTTAAGCCGAATGAGGTGCGTGCATGGGAGGATTTGCCGCCAGAAGAGGGCGGAGACACGCTTTATTTAAGCAAAGATTTATTTCCAATCGACCAGGTTGCGCAACAGAAAATCACATCGGCTGATGCCCCGACGCCTCCATCGTTAGAAATTAACGAAGATGATAACGAGGACTCGAAAGGAGGTGAGGACGATAAAGAAGTTCTGGGAAATCAAAGCGGCGAAGAATGA
- a CDS encoding head maturation protease, ClpP-related → MRTIKKFWEIKAAKNDAKTGEIYIYSEISSAQFWGDEVTTQTFKEDLDGLGEVSALNIYINSPGGSVFEGNSIYNIIKRHKAHVNVYVDGLAASIASVIAMSGDAIFMPANAMMMIHNPWTVAQGNAEELRKQADDMDRIRESLIEAYLGKAGEKLNRDRLIELMDAETWLTAQECLELGLCDSIEAPSAAVAKVDTQLFAKYRNTPESLLNQTKEDEKQAEKERLFREQLIAEAQTNLLKLQNGGII, encoded by the coding sequence GTGAGGACGATAAAGAAGTTCTGGGAAATCAAAGCGGCGAAGAATGACGCTAAAACAGGCGAGATTTACATTTACAGTGAAATCAGTTCGGCCCAGTTCTGGGGGGACGAAGTGACTACGCAAACTTTCAAGGAGGATTTAGACGGACTTGGCGAAGTATCTGCGCTAAATATCTATATTAATTCGCCAGGCGGCTCTGTTTTCGAAGGGAATTCGATCTACAACATCATAAAGCGGCACAAAGCCCACGTTAACGTCTACGTCGACGGGCTGGCGGCCTCTATCGCAAGTGTCATCGCAATGTCCGGTGACGCTATTTTTATGCCTGCAAACGCGATGATGATGATTCATAATCCGTGGACTGTTGCGCAAGGCAATGCGGAAGAACTCCGCAAACAAGCCGACGACATGGATCGTATTCGCGAAAGTCTTATCGAGGCATATCTCGGAAAAGCAGGCGAAAAACTCAATCGTGATCGTTTGATCGAACTTATGGACGCAGAAACGTGGCTGACGGCGCAAGAATGTCTCGAATTAGGGCTGTGTGATTCTATCGAAGCTCCTAGCGCTGCGGTTGCGAAAGTGGATACGCAGTTATTTGCGAAGTACCGGAACACTCCGGAATCGCTTCTTAATCAGACGAAAGAGGACGAAAAGCAGGCGGAAAAAGAGCGCCTGTTCCGTGAGCAGCTTATCGCGGAAGCACAAACGAATTTACTAAAACTTCAAAACGGGGGAATCATTTAA
- a CDS encoding phage major capsid protein produces the protein MELFDLKANLNTVGTQLASVEKEIMNKAADPNASIDEVRSLKQKRDDLKERMDILQNQHDTLEREQKAKIQASLEKAKAGASAGLNSEDPKVKKISAKAGLIRATMRKEVPAPEVRAALGDNNGTGGEKLLPKTVSEELIHEPFVKNPLRELSTYTSVTNLEIPKVDFSLDDDDFIQDLQTAKELEVDGDVVTFGRRKFKVMAKISETILAATDTDLVATVERALQSGLAAKEKKVSFAVTPKQGEEEMSFYAAGIKQVTAEDKYKAIKKAIADLPEDFRENAKVMMTYADYLEIIETLANGSATLYGAQPEQIIGKPVEFCDAAVDPIVGDFRYSHFNYDPAITYESDKDVKTGENVFVLTAYFDHKIKLKSAFRIAKVDTTP, from the coding sequence ATGGAACTATTTGATCTGAAGGCAAACTTAAACACTGTAGGAACACAATTAGCATCGGTTGAAAAGGAAATCATGAACAAAGCGGCTGACCCTAACGCTTCTATCGATGAAGTACGGTCTCTAAAACAAAAAAGAGACGATCTTAAAGAGCGTATGGACATCCTGCAAAATCAACACGATACTTTAGAGCGGGAACAAAAAGCTAAAATTCAAGCAAGTCTTGAAAAAGCAAAAGCAGGCGCGTCTGCTGGACTTAACAGCGAAGATCCAAAGGTTAAGAAAATTTCTGCTAAAGCAGGCTTAATCCGTGCAACAATGAGAAAAGAGGTACCGGCTCCTGAAGTACGTGCTGCGCTAGGAGATAATAACGGAACAGGTGGGGAGAAACTCCTTCCTAAAACAGTTTCCGAAGAACTTATTCACGAACCTTTTGTAAAGAATCCGTTGCGTGAACTTTCAACGTATACAAGTGTAACAAATCTCGAAATCCCTAAAGTTGATTTTTCCCTTGACGATGATGATTTCATCCAAGATTTACAGACTGCTAAAGAACTTGAAGTAGACGGAGATGTGGTTACTTTCGGACGCCGCAAATTCAAAGTTATGGCGAAAATCTCCGAAACTATTTTGGCGGCTACTGATACTGATCTGGTCGCTACAGTTGAGCGCGCTTTACAATCCGGCCTAGCTGCAAAAGAGAAAAAAGTTTCTTTCGCAGTAACACCGAAACAGGGAGAAGAGGAAATGTCCTTCTACGCTGCCGGAATTAAGCAAGTCACTGCGGAAGATAAATATAAAGCGATCAAAAAAGCTATTGCGGATCTTCCAGAAGACTTCCGTGAAAACGCAAAAGTAATGATGACATACGCAGACTATCTCGAAATCATTGAAACTTTGGCTAATGGAAGTGCAACTCTTTACGGTGCACAACCGGAACAAATCATCGGTAAACCAGTTGAATTCTGTGATGCTGCGGTTGATCCTATCGTCGGTGACTTCCGTTACTCTCACTTCAACTACGATCCGGCAATCACTTACGAAAGCGACAAAGACGTTAAAACTGGCGAAAATGTATTTGTTCTTACTGCGTATTTTGATCACAAAATCAAACTGAAATCTGCATTCCGTATCGCTAAAGTAGACACTACTCCCTAA
- a CDS encoding Ig-like domain-containing protein: MAGNPSELSDELSVTTEPTPVPDPESISVSPSSKTLNVGETQQITATVSPSGADQGVTYTSSNTSIATVTSSGKVTAVAAGSATITVKSKVKTTVKNTVSITVVDPAPSGGE; this comes from the coding sequence ATGGCGGGAAATCCATCGGAGCTGAGTGACGAGCTTTCCGTTACAACAGAGCCGACGCCTGTTCCTGATCCGGAAAGCATCAGCGTCAGTCCATCGTCTAAGACATTAAACGTAGGTGAGACGCAGCAAATTACCGCAACAGTATCGCCTAGTGGGGCTGATCAGGGCGTAACATATACGTCAAGCAACACGTCAATCGCAACGGTGACTAGTTCCGGTAAGGTAACTGCGGTTGCAGCTGGTTCTGCTACGATTACTGTAAAATCGAAAGTGAAGACAACAGTTAAGAATACCGTATCGATCACTGTCGTCGACCCGGCGCCGTCTGGCGGTGAGTAA
- a CDS encoding head-tail connector protein produces the protein MDISLDEVKEYLRIDGDEEDSLISFFISAAKTHLENAGVTDKESELYKLAVLIYVTDAYENRSTALSGNKVAGIVLQLR, from the coding sequence ATGGATATATCTCTGGATGAGGTAAAAGAATATCTGCGTATTGATGGAGATGAGGAGGATTCCCTTATCTCCTTTTTTATTTCCGCAGCGAAGACGCATCTTGAAAACGCCGGTGTAACCGACAAGGAATCTGAATTATATAAATTGGCCGTCCTCATATACGTCACAGACGCGTATGAAAATAGATCAACGGCATTGAGTGGAAATAAAGTAGCTGGAATCGTATTGCAACTGAGGTGA
- a CDS encoding phage head closure protein — protein sequence MKTGDFNKRITFLRFTETTNGEGFEIKEWLPVATVWSAVKTVQGREFYQAGAVQADRTARFVIRYSKRMKSLLRNDLRISYAGRTFEIESFINDDERNVTFTLVTKEVGIK from the coding sequence GTGAAAACAGGCGATTTTAACAAGCGAATCACATTTCTTCGGTTTACCGAAACGACAAACGGTGAGGGATTCGAAATAAAGGAATGGTTACCGGTTGCGACCGTCTGGTCAGCGGTTAAGACGGTCCAGGGGCGTGAATTTTACCAGGCTGGCGCAGTACAGGCGGACAGAACAGCACGATTTGTTATTCGGTATTCAAAACGGATGAAGTCGCTTCTTAGAAATGACTTGCGCATTTCATACGCGGGAAGGACGTTCGAAATAGAAAGCTTTATAAATGACGATGAACGTAACGTCACCTTTACGTTAGTGACGAAGGAGGTCGGAATCAAATGA